The segment TGATCTACCAAGCCGGCTCCTCCGAACGGGGCCGGGAGTTCGCGGCGAGGAACGCCGAGGCCGTCTTCACCAGCCAGCCCACCGAGGAAGGGGTGAGGAGATACATGGACGACATGCGCGAACGCGCCGCTGAGCACGGCCGCGACCCCGACTCGCTGGACGTCGTCATGGGGCTCGTTCCGATCGTCGGCGAGTCGAGCGCGATCGCCGAGGCGAAACGCGAGAGCTACGAGGAGGCGATCGACGTCGAGGCGACGCTCGCCCTCCTCAGCGGATTCATGGACATGGACCTCTCGGAGCTCGACCCCGATCGGAAGCTCGAACACATCGAGACCGAGGCGATCCAGGGTGCGGTAAACGCCTTCACGAAGGCGGATCCCGACCGCGAGTGGACCGTCGGCGAGATGGCCCGGTTCGCGGGACTGGGCTCGACCTCCCCCGTGGTCGTCGGCACGCCCGAGGAGGTCGCCGACGCGTTCGAGTACTGGTTCCGCGAGGTGGGCGTCGACGGCTTCAACGTCAAGGAGGTGGTACGGCCGGCGACGCTTCGGGACTTCGTCGACCTCGTCGTCCCCGAGCTACGCGAGCGAGGGTTGGTTCGCGAGTCCTACGAGGACGGGACGCTTCGCGAGCGCCTGAGCGGTCGCTCCCGCCTCGCCGACGATCATCCCGGCAGGCGCGAGGCGTTAGAGGAGATGTCCGAGTAGGTGACTCGGTCGTCGAGTTCGGTGCGGTGAAGCGAGTCGACCTACAGCCTGGCCGCCATCATCACTTCGTCGACGTACTCGCCGTCGATCTTGTAGTGGCCCTCGCGGACGGCCTCGACCTCCCAGTCGTGCCCCTCGAGGAACTCGATGGCCGCCTCGTTGGTCGAGGGGATGCTCTGGTAGACCCGTTCGTAGCCCTGCGAGGCCGCCCACTCCAGGCCGCGCTCGAGCAGGTGGCCGCCGAGGCCGTGGCCGCGGTACTCCTCGAGGACGCCCGTCGTCAGCTCCGCGGTGTGCGAGAGCTTCTCGATCTCCGGCGACTGGAGGTGCGTCCAGCCGACGACCTCGTCGTTGACCGTCGCGACGAAGAACACCCGCGACTCGACGTCGTCCCGCCGGAGCAGTTCGCCCTCGTGATCGAGCTCCTGGGCGACCGACTCCGCGACGATGTAGGTGCGCTTCTCCGCGACCTGTCGAAGGACGCCGAGGATCCCCGAGAGGTCGGCCTGGCGGGCGGGCCGGACGTGGAACTCGATGCCATCGCGGGTGAACTCCTCCTCCTCGCCTTCGAGCTCGGGAACGACCTGGAGCCCGCCGCCGAGCGCCTCCTCGAGCAGGCCGTTTCGCTTCATGATCGCGACGTGGTGGCGGAAACCGCCGGGATCCTGCGGGAACACCGCCTGCTGGGTTTCCTCGTAGCCGGCGGGTCCGTGTTCCTTGACGTACTCGTAGATGCGTTCGCGGTCGCTGTGGTCGAGGTCCGGCTGCTGTTGGGCGTTCATGGTACCGTGATACCACACCACGCATCAATAATCTTGCGTCGCGACCTATCGCCGCGCCGGCACGTGCGTGAGCAGCTGTGCCGTGTCGCGGACGTTGTGGGTGTCGACGAACAGCTCGGCGGCCTCGCGGACGGCGAACGCCGCCTTGATCTCGACGCCGTAACACCGGGCGTAGAGCTCGAGCCAGGCGTTGAGCGCGCGTTCGAGCGCGTCGTGCTCCGCCTGCGAGAGACGCTCGCCGTTCGAGCGAACCTCGATGTAGCGCTCGAGCACCGGCCACAGCCCCTCGCGGAGGTACGCTAGCGCTCGATCGTCGGGATCGGCGGGCGCCTCGAACGTCCGCCGTTCCTCGCGGGCGCGTTCGAGGAGCGCGTCGACGTCGCCCCTGTCAGGATCCGTACCCGGACTGCTCATCCCTTGCGGAACTCGACGCCCTTGCCGCCCCGTGGATGTTCCCACTTCGTGTCGGCGACGATCGCACAGGTACCGCATTCGACACAGGGCTGGGTGTCGAGGCTGACCAGGCGTTCCTCGTTGCCGTTGGTCTGCACGACCTCGTCGCGGTAGCAACCGCCGCCGAAGTCCCGCGCGCTGACCGGACACGCCGTCACCGCGGCGCCGCTGGCCTCGTAGGACTCGTCGAGCAGCTCGATGTGTGGGTTGCCGACGTCGGTGTCGTAGGTGAGCTCGCCGATCCGGTCGGCGAGGCTCGGCGGCTCGATCTCGTTCGTTCCCTCGACCGGTTCGCCGAGCTCCTCGGCGATCGCGCCCGGCAGCGTCACGTACGGTGTCGCGGTGTCGGGCACCATCATCGAGAGATACGGCGAGCTGTAGAGCCGTTCGAGTCCGTTCGCCCGCGAGAGCGCGCGGATGCCCAGGCGACCGACCGAGGACTCGACGAGGCGGTCGGTGAGCCTCGAGGCCGGCCCGCTCCCGCCGAGCGCGTTCGCGGCGTCGTAGCGCCTGGGCCGGAGCTTCGCCATCACGCCCTCGTCGTCCAGGCGTGCGGCGTAGCGCTCGCCCGCCGTGTGGGGCTCGCCGCGGAGCTTCGCCTCGACGAACGCCTCGGCGGCGAGCGCGCCCGCCGTCACGGCGTGGTTCATCCCCTTGATGATCGGCCCCTGAGCCTGCATCTGGCCGGCTGCGTCGCCGACGAGGACGAGTCGGTCCTCATGCGGCGCGCGGTGGGCGACCTTCTTCGAGTCGGGCACCAGCTTCGCGCTGTACTCGCGCTCGTGGTACTCCTCGTCGAGCCACTGACCCAGCAGCGGGTGGGTGAGCAGCGCGTCGAGCAGCTCGTGGGGTTCGGCCTCCTCGGCCACCAGCGAGTCGAGGTGGAAGACCGTCCCGATCGACAGCGAGTCCTCGTTCGTGTAGAGGAAGCCCCCGCCGCGGACGTCCGAGAAGAGGTCGCCCGAGAACAGGTGGGCCTCGCCCTCCTCGGGGCTGATATCGAAGCGCTCGTCGACGTCGGGCAGGTCGACGACGGCCTTCACTCCCTGGAACCACTGTTCGGGCTCCTCCCAGTCCATCAGTCCGGCGTCGCGCGCGAGTTCGCTGTTGACGCCGTCGGCCGCGACGATCAGATCCGCACGAATGGGATCGAGTTCGTCGCAGGTGACGCCGACGATCTCCCCGTCTGCTCGCGGGCTCTGCCCGCTCGCACGGTCCGAGGGACGCACGATGCGCCCCTCGCTATCCTCCCGGAGCAGGCCGTTGACCCGGACCTCGGTCAGCAGGCCGCCGCCGGTTTCCCGGGTCATCTCGTGGACGCGCCGCGCGAGCCACGAGTCCATCCTCCGGCGGAGCACGGCGTCGGACCACTCGGTGTCGTGCTCGTGAAGGTCGGTGATGTCGAACGTCTTCACCTTCTCGCCCGCGACGTTGTGGAGGTAGTAGTCGGTTATCGGGCGTTCGGCGGCCTCCTCGCGAAAGTCGGGGAACAGCCCGTCGATCGTGTACGGTGCGGACTCCTCGGCGTAGAGCAGCCCGCCCGAGACGTTCTTCGAGCCGGCATCGACGCCGCGTTCGAGCACCAGCGTCTCGACGCCGTTTCTCGCGAGCGTCGCCGCCGCGGCCGCGCCGCCGGGCCCGCAACCGACGACGACCGCCTCGTAGTGTTCGTACTCCTCGGCGTCCTCACTCACGTCGGTCGCCTCGCCGCGGTCGAGCGCCTCGGCCGGCGCGTCCTCGGTCTTGTCCTGCGGGCCGGTATCGCTCACGTCGTTCGCGTTCGTCATCAGTTCTCACCTCCTCGTCCGTCCGCGACCGCCTGGAGCTCGAGTTCGCCGCGTTCTACCGCCTCGGTCAGCTTCGGCAGCACCTCGAAGAGGTCGCCTTCGATGAAGTAGTCGGAGAAGTCACGGATGTCGGCCTCGGGGTCGGTGTTGATCGAGACGATGGTGTCGGACTCGTCCATCCCGACCTTGTGCTGGATCGCGCCGCTGATCCCGGCGGCGATGTAGACGTCGGGTTCGACGACCTGCCCGGTCTCGCCGATCTGGCGCTCCTCCTTCGTGTACTGCTCGACGTGGCCCTCGAACTGATACGAGGAGGTGACGATCCCGCGGGTGATGCCGAGGTCGGCGTCGTCGAACGCGTCGACCAGGTCGAGGCCGAGTTCGACCCCCTGCGTGGGATCGTCGCCGATGCCGCGTCCCAGTGCGACGATCACCTCCCGTCCGGTGAGGTCGACGCCGCCCTCGAGGCGGTCGTGATCCTCGACCGTCACGCGGAACCAGTCCGAGGAGAGCGTCGCGTCGAACTCGACCACCTCGCCCTCGCGCTCGGGGTCGGGTTCGGGCATCTCGAAGCTGCCCGGGATCACCGATGCCCCCTGCGGGTGGAACTCCCGGTCGGGCGCGTCGAGACAGAGGATGGTGGAGTACTCGAACCCCGAGAAGTCGGGTCGTTTCATGTGGAGGACGCGCTCGAACTCCTTCTTGTCGCCCGCTTCGCCGGTCTTCGCCGGATTGGAGATCACGGTCTTCTCGATGTAGAGACCGGAGCAGTCGCTCGCGAGCCCGGAGTCGAGTTCTCCCTGTACCTGCGCCGAGAGGTCGCGACCGTTGTTCGTCGCCGGGAAGAGCGCGTAGCGGGGCTCGTCGTACGGCTGCTCGTCGGCGTCCTCGTCGCCCTCGATCGTCTTCCAGTCGGCGTCCGCGTCGTCCCCGTGGTTCGGCGATCCGGCGCGCGCCATCTCGCAGAACACCTCGGTGTAGGGCTTGTGGTAGAAGCGCTCCAGCCGGGGGTCCTCGGTATAGACCGCGACGTCCGCGCCGTAGGCGATCGTCTCCTCCGCGATCCCCTCGGCCTCGTCGCCGATCACGACCGCGACGACGCGTTCGGCCTCGTCGTACTCGTCGTTGTACTCGTCCATCAGCTCGCGGGCCTTCCCGAGCATCTCCCGCGAGACGTCGATCAGCTCGCCGCGCTGGGTCTCACAGTAGACCCACATGTCGCGGTAGACGCCGTCCGTGAGCGCGGAGACGTACTGCTTGTCCGCGGTAGGGTGGTCGAGGTCGGGGTGTTTCTCCTCGGGCGAGAGCCGTTCTCGCTCCTCGCCCTCCTCGCTGCCCCGGACCGAGTCGAGCTGCTGTTCGATAAGCCGTTTGGCGGTCTTTCGGTCCTGGCCCTTCTTCTCCTCCTCGAGCAGCACCTCCAGTTCGTCGACGTCGTCGACCTTCCGGATCAGATTGCCCAGCTCCGCGACGGTGTGCGCCGAGGGGTCGACCTCGCCGGCGTCCTCCTCCTCGTCCTCGGCCTCGACCCTCTCGATCCGGCTGACCAGCAGCGTCTTCACGTCCTCGCGGTTGGGTCCGCCCTCCTCGAGTTCGAGCATCTCCTCGAGCTCGTCGAGCTCCTCTACTTCCCGCACCTTTGGGCCGAGCTCCGCGATCTCGTACTCTCGCGGATCGAGATCGACCACGTTCAGTCACCCCCCGCGGCCGCCCGGCCGCCCTCGGCGTACGGAAGCAGCTCGTCGAGCACCTCCCCCATCCTCGACTCGTCGTCCGGCTCGACCATCGTCGCCTCGCGCTCGGAGGGGGGTTTCGGGATCGGGTCGACGCCCGAGACGATCGTCGGCGAGCCGTCGAGCCCGATGTAGTCGGGATCGAGGTTCAGGTCCGCGTGGTCCCAGGTCGTGAGGTGGTCCTCGTGGGACTTCGCGCGCTCGGTCGTCTCCTCGCGGAGGTCCTTGTGGGTGAGACGGTGCTCGGCTCGACGGTAGACGGGCTCGAACTCGGGGTCGGTGACGATCACCGCCGGAAGCGGCGCCTCGACGGTCTCGATCTCCTCGATGTCCCCCTCGACGAGCCGTTTCGCCCGGACGGTGCGTTCCTCCTCGTCGACGTCATCAGAACTCCGCGAGTTCTGATTGCCAGTCGAGGTTCCCTCGACGACGTCGAGCGCGATGACGTGCGTGAGGATCGGCCAGTCGAGACACCAGCAGGCCTGCGGCCCGGTGTGGCCGGTCTCGCCGTCGGCGGTCTTGAACCCCGCGAAGACGAGGTCGGGCTGCTCGCGCTGCTCGGCGACCTTCTCGATCCCGGTCGCGAGCGTGATCGCCGTCGCCCAGGTGTCCGCGGCGGCCATCTCCCGGTCGGAGAGGAGGTAGAGCTCGTCGGCGTAGACCGAGCGCATCGCCTCCTGGAGGATCTCGCCGTAGCCCGGCGGGCCCATGCTCATCACCGCCGCGGTACCGCCGTGTCTGACCTTCGTCTGGAGGGCCGCCCGCAGCGCGAACTCGTCGTTCGGGTTCATCACCGTCGGCGTCTTCCCGCGCTCGAGGTGGCCGTCCTCGTCGAACGAGACCGCGCCCTCGCTGAAGTCCGGTACGCCCTTCGTTAGCGTGATCGTGTACATCGATGTCGTGTTTTGGTGGTGTTGGTGTTCTGGCGTGCTGTCGTGGGGCGGTTCGTCCTCAGCTGCGTCCCGCGCGGCCGGCGTCGACGTCGATGGCGTCGACCGGGCAGACGTCGACGCAGAGCATGCAGTCGATGCACTGGGCCTCGTTCGTCGGATCCGCCTTGATCTCGCTCTCGGAGTGGTCCGGCGTGTCGACCCACTCGAAGACGTCGACCGGGCAGTCCTCCAGACACGCACCGTCGGCGATGCAGATGTCGAAGTCCACGGCGACGTGCGTACCGTGGATTCCTAGCTGCTCTGGCTCGTCGACCGGGCCCCAGACGTCGTGGCCTCGATGGGTGTCTACCTTCTCTCGGTTCTGTTCGAACGAGGAGTCAATGGGCATTGCTATCTGTTTCCATAATCGGGGCCGACTTAAATCGCTCGCCGAACCTCATCATTCATCGTCAGATACGGTCCCGTCGTCGACTTCTCGCTCGGTCGGACGGCCGTCGCGGCGACGCACTCCTCGGCGATCGTCGGCCGACCTACTGGGGCGAGCCGTCGGGATCGGGCTCGGAGGGCATGACTCCGGTCTGGACCTCACCGCGGGCACGGATCGTCCCGTCGACCACGGCATCGCGGGCGAGTTCGAGGTGCTCACAGGAGATGTCGCCCCAGACCCGGGCGCCGTCGGCGACGGTGACGGTGCCGCTCCGGGTGGTCACGTCGCCGTGGACGACGGTCCCCGCCGCGACGTCGATGTCGCCCCTGGCGCGGAGGCTGCCGAAGATCTCCGTCTCCTCGTCGACCGTGACCGACTCCGCGCGGATGTTGCCGTGGAGCCGGCAGTCCCGCCCGATGCGGGCGGGCGCCGACACTCGCCAGGCGTCGTCGGAGACGGTCGCCCCCTGCGGAACGGTGAGCGGGTCGGACTCGTCGTCCTCGTCGAACAGCTCCTCGACGAGCTCGCCGGCGGCGTCGTCCTCGCCGATCCGGAGCAGGTGCGTGAGGTACATGAAGAGGAAGACGATCGTCGGCATCGGGTTGCGGATGACGATCCAGCCGCTGGCCTCGAACCCCTCGGCGATCTGGACGTCGTCGCCGATGTCGAGGTCGCCGCCGACGACCAGCCGTCCGTCGATCTCGACGCGCTCGCCGAGGTAGGCGTCGCCGCCGACGAGTACGTCGTCCGCGACGGTACACCAGGTGTCCAGCCGGCAGTCGCCCTCCGCCTCGATGTGGCCGCCGAAGCGGGTGCGCTCGCCGGCGACCACGTTCCGTCCACGAACGCCGAACTCGATCGTACTCTGGCCGCCGACGAGGACGTCGCCGTCGACCACCAGGTCGTGTTCCTCGACGACGGTTCCGGCGGGGATCGCGAGCTCCGAGAGAGGGTCCGGTCGGAGTGACACGATCACCTCTGAGCGACCCTCCTGCATAAACTTCCCGTGCTCGTCCGCCGCGCGTCGGACGATACCGTCTTGTTCCGGGAGGTCCTCGCCCGAACCATGACGACGCTATCGATCGACGGTGAGGGCGTCGACGTAGTCTACGAGGGAACCGAGTTCCGTCTCGAACGCGAACTGATCGAGGAGGCCACACAGAAGCGTTACTGGGACGTCACCGACCACGAGATCCTGCAGATGGTCGAGAAGGACCCTGCCCTGCGCGGCGAGCCTCGACGGGTCGGCGACATCGTCCAGTAGAGTTTAACCGATCCCTCACGACCGTCGACTATGGACCTCGCGACGTTCGACCACCCCGTCTGGCGCACCGTCGGCGGCACCCTGCTCGGCTACGGTATCGTCCTGCTCGTGATGACGCTGGTGCTGTTCCTCCTTCCCTACGCCGTCTTCGCGCTCTGAGCTGCGGCTCGGCGAACGATCGACACGGAGAACGGCAGAACGAGGCGTGGCCGGGAGGTTACGCGAACGTCTTCGAGACGTCCTCGTCCTCGTCCTCGGCCTGGATCTTCTCCCAGGCGGCCTCGAAGTCGGCCATCCGGACCTCGGTGCGGTCGTCGCGGATCGCGAACATGCCGGCCTCGGTGCAGATCGCCTTGATGTCCGCGCCGCTGGCCTCCTCGGCCTCGTCGGCGAGCGACTCGAAGTCGACGTCGTCGGCGACGTTCATGTTGCGGGTGTGGATCTCGAAGATGAGCTTGCGACCCTCCTCGTCGGGCTTGGGCACCTCGATGAGTCGGTCGAACCGACCCGGCCGGAGGATCGCACGATCGAGCATGTCGAAGCGGTTGGTGGCGGCGATGATGCGGATCTCGCCGCGGTCCTCGAAGCCGTCCATCTCCGAGAGGAGCTGCATCATGGTACGCTGGACCTCGGCGTCGCCCGAGGTCTTCGACTCCGTTCGCTTCGAGGCGATCGCGTCGATCTCGTCGATGAACAGCACCGCGGGTTCGTGGGCACGGGCGACCTCGAAGAGGTCACGAACCAGCTTCGCGCCCTCGCCGATGAACTTGTGGACGAGCTCGGAGCCGGCCATCTTGATGAAGGTGGCGTCGGTCTCGTTGGCGACGGCCTTCGCGAGCATCGTCTTGCCGGTGCCCGGCGGGCCGTGCAGCAGGACGCCGCTCGGCGGGTCGATCCCGACCTTCTCGAAGGCGTCGGGCTTGAGAAGCGGCATCTCGACGGTCTCGCGCACCTCGTTCATCTGTTCGTCGAGCCCGCCGATGTCGGCGTAGGTGACGTCGGGGCTCTCCTCGACCTGCATCACGCGGGCGCGCACGTCGGTCTCGCTGTCGAGGGTCTTGACGATCGACAGCGAGTTGTTGACCGCGACCCGGCTGTCGGGCTCGATCTCGGCGCGCATCTCCTCGGTGACCTCGGTGAGCGCCTCCTGGTTGTTGCCGTGCTGTTTGATGATGACGCCCTCGTCGGTGAGCTCCTGGACGGTGGCGACGAACAGCGGAGACTGCTTGAGCTTCTTGTTCTCGTGGGTCAGCCGCTCGAGCTTCTGCTGGTACTTGTTGTTCTCGGCGTTCGCGTCGAGCAGCTTGTCGCGCATCTCCTCGTTCTGGTCCTCGAGGACCGTGAGGCGCTCGCGCAACGACTCGATCTTCTCCTGCTTGGAGGTGTCCTCCTCGTATGGCAGGTCGATGTCCTCTACCGTGTCGGTCATTGCGACGTTGTAGGTCGCTGGTTCATAAGAGGTTTCGGGTCGACCCAACCGGACGGCCCATTCCTAAGGGTAATAATCACAAACAGGAAATATTATCACGCTGTATTCGCTATCGATCGGTAATGAGTGCACCAGAGGCGGTGTCGACGGAGCGGACGGACGAGACGGGCTGGGAGGCGGTCCGGGAGCTGCCCCCGAGCGCGAAGCTCGTCGCGAAGGTGCTCGAGTACAACGAGACGCTGACCCAGAGCCAGCTCGCCGAGGAGACGCTGCTTCCTCCACGAACCGTTCGCTACGCGCTGAACCGGCTCGAGGAGGTCGACGTCGTCGAGTCGCGGTTCTCCTTCTCCGACGCCCGCAAACGGCTCTATACGCTCTCGATCGACTCGCGCTGAGCCCCCGGTTCGTGCCCCTCGCTTCGCGGCTCGTCCGCCGAGTTTCGTTCGGACGACGCCTCCACTGAGCTTATACGCGCCCCGCGCGAACGGCGGGACATGACGCGGGTCATCCACACGGGCGACACCCATATCGGGTATCGCCAGTACCACTCGGCCGAGCGACGGGCCGACTTCCTCTCCGCCTTCGAACGCGTGATCGAGGACGCGATCGACGCCGAGGTCGACGCCGTCGTTCACGCGGGCGACCTCTTTCACGACCGTCGTCCCGACCTCGGAGACCTGCTGGGCACGCTCGACGCCCTCCGGACGCTCGATGACGCCGGGATCCCCTTCCTGGCGGTCGTCGGCAACCACGAGGGAACCCGGGAGGGCCAGTGGCTCGACCTGTTCGAACGTCTCGGGCTCGCCACCCGGCTCGACGACTCGGGCACCGAGATCGGCGAGACCACGTTCTACGGGCTGGATCACGTCCCGCAGTCCCGGCGCGAGGAGCTCGAGTACGCGTTCGAGCCGCCGAACACCGAACACGCCGCGCTGGTCACCCACGGGCTGTTCGAACCCTTCGCCTACGCCGACTGGGACACCGAGGAGCTGCTCGAACGCTCCTCCGTGGCGTTCGACGCGATGCTGCTCGGCGACAACCACCACCCCGACCGCGCGCAGGTCGGGGAGACGTGGGTCACCTACTGCGGTTCGACCGAACGAACGAGCGCCGCGGAACGCGACGACCGGGGCTACAACCTCGTCACCTTCGGTTCCGAGGACGGATCGACGGGCGACGACGTCCACATCACCCGTCGCGGCCTCCCCACCCGCGAGTTCGTCTTCGTCGACGTCGAACTCGGCGAGGGCAAGGGCGCAGAACGCGTCCTCGAGCGGGTCGGTCAGCACGACCTCGCGGACCGGGTCGTCGTCGTCACCGTCGAGGGCGAGGGGAACGCGATCACGCCCGCCGACGTCGAGTCGTTCGCTCGCGACCGCGGCGCGCTGATCGCTCGGGTGAACGACGCCCGCGAGATCGAGGCCGAGGGCGACGTGACCGTGAGCTTCGCGGACCCAGACGCGGCGGTCCGGGAGTCGATCCGCGATCTGGGGTTGAGCGAGGCCGCGAGCGACATCGACGAGACCGTCCGCGCGAGCAAGGTCGCCGACTCGAACGTCCGCGAGACGGTCGAGGAGCGGGTCCGGACCCTGCTCGAGGAGGATCCCGACGCCTTCGACGGTGGAGAGATCGGACCGTCCGAGGACGAGACGGCGGCCGACGAGCCGGCCGATCCCGACGGGACCGGAACCGACGTCGCCGAAACCACCGAGGTCGCGGAGGACGCCGCCACCGACGGCATCGAGAACGCGAACGTCGGGACCGTCGACGCCGAAACCGCGGAGAACGCCGACGACGACGGCGTCCACGACGTCGAGGCGGCGGAGGTCGCGGAGGGGCCCGGCGGCACGGGCGACGGCCAGTCCTCGATGGAGGAGTACCTGTGAGGTTCGAGCGCCTCCGCCTCGAGAACTTCAAGCCCTACGGCGAGACCGACCTACACCTGGATCGGGGCGTGACGGTGATTCACGGGATCAACGGCAGCGGGAAGTCCTCGCTGCTCGAGGCGTGTTTCTTCGCGCTCTACGGCGCCTCGGCGCTGGAGGGCACGCTAGAGGACGCCATCCGAAACGGCGCCGAGGACGCCGAGATCGAGCTATGGTTCGCCCACGACGGCGAGTCCTACCGGATCGAGCGGCGCCTGCGGCTGTCGGGCGAGCGTGCCCAGACCGCGAAATGCGTCCTCGAGACGCCCGACGGGACCGTCGACGGCGCCCGCGACGTCGAGGCGTTCGTCGAGGATCTCCTGCGAATGGACGCCGACGCGTTCGTCAACTGCGCCTACGTTCGCCAGGGCGAGGTGAACAAGCTGATCCACGCGACGCCGGGCGAGCGCCAGGACATGATCGACGACCTGCTCCAACTCGGCCGTCTCGAGGAGTACCGCGAGCGCGTCAGCGAGGCCCGGCTGGGCGTCAGCGACGTCCGCTCGGACGTCCAGGGGCGGCTCCACGAGCTCGACTCCCAGATCGAGGAGAAGGAGGAGCGCGACCTCCCGGCCACGCTCAACGAGCTCGAGAGCGCGCTCAACGAGGTTCGAGCGGAGATCGAACGCTTCGAGACGAACGAGGAGAACGCCGAACGCGCTCGCGAGGAGGCGATCGAGACCCTCGAGGAGAGCGAGGAGACCCGCGAGGAGCTCTCGGAACTCGAGGAGTCGATCGAGGAGCTCCGCGGGACGATCTCCGGGACCGAGGACGACCGCGAGCGACTGGGCGAGCGCCTTCGAGAGCTACGCGAGCGGATCTCGGAGCTCGAGTCGACCCGCGACGAACGGCGAGCGGAGACCTCCCTCGAGCCGGGCGCCGACGCCGCCGCGGTCGATGAGCGCCTCGACGCGCTCGAGGACGACCACGAGGAGCTTCGCGAGTCGATCCGCGAGCGAAGCGTCGAGAAACAGCGCGCGTCGACGGAGGCGGACTCGCGGGCCGAACGGGCCGAGGAGCTCGACTCGCGGGCCGAAC is part of the Halalkalicoccus sp. CG83 genome and harbors:
- a CDS encoding LLM class flavin-dependent oxidoreductase, producing MTDDRMGLNLFTMNSVEHVSVGSWRYPGDQSSRYTDLEYWTELARTAERGGFDAVFFADVRGVYDVYGGERETAIERAVQTPSNHPQALVSAMAHVTDHLGFAITRSTTYTHPYQLARELSTLDHLTDGRVAFNVVTSYLESAARNLGLDERMDHDERYDRAAEFMQVCYRLWEGSWDDDAIVRDREAGVYTDPEGVHEIGFEGEYFSVPGPHGCEPSPQRTPVIYQAGSSERGREFAARNAEAVFTSQPTEEGVRRYMDDMRERAAEHGRDPDSLDVVMGLVPIVGESSAIAEAKRESYEEAIDVEATLALLSGFMDMDLSELDPDRKLEHIETEAIQGAVNAFTKADPDREWTVGEMARFAGLGSTSPVVVGTPEEVADAFEYWFREVGVDGFNVKEVVRPATLRDFVDLVVPELRERGLVRESYEDGTLRERLSGRSRLADDHPGRREALEEMSE
- a CDS encoding GNAT family N-acetyltransferase, with amino-acid sequence MNAQQQPDLDHSDRERIYEYVKEHGPAGYEETQQAVFPQDPGGFRHHVAIMKRNGLLEEALGGGLQVVPELEGEEEEFTRDGIEFHVRPARQADLSGILGVLRQVAEKRTYIVAESVAQELDHEGELLRRDDVESRVFFVATVNDEVVGWTHLQSPEIEKLSHTAELTTGVLEEYRGHGLGGHLLERGLEWAASQGYERVYQSIPSTNEAAIEFLEGHDWEVEAVREGHYKIDGEYVDEVMMAARL
- a CDS encoding FAD-dependent monooxygenase yields the protein MTNANDVSDTGPQDKTEDAPAEALDRGEATDVSEDAEEYEHYEAVVVGCGPGGAAAAATLARNGVETLVLERGVDAGSKNVSGGLLYAEESAPYTIDGLFPDFREEAAERPITDYYLHNVAGEKVKTFDITDLHEHDTEWSDAVLRRRMDSWLARRVHEMTRETGGGLLTEVRVNGLLREDSEGRIVRPSDRASGQSPRADGEIVGVTCDELDPIRADLIVAADGVNSELARDAGLMDWEEPEQWFQGVKAVVDLPDVDERFDISPEEGEAHLFSGDLFSDVRGGGFLYTNEDSLSIGTVFHLDSLVAEEAEPHELLDALLTHPLLGQWLDEEYHEREYSAKLVPDSKKVAHRAPHEDRLVLVGDAAGQMQAQGPIIKGMNHAVTAGALAAEAFVEAKLRGEPHTAGERYAARLDDEGVMAKLRPRRYDAANALGGSGPASRLTDRLVESSVGRLGIRALSRANGLERLYSSPYLSMMVPDTATPYVTLPGAIAEELGEPVEGTNEIEPPSLADRIGELTYDTDVGNPHIELLDESYEASGAAVTACPVSARDFGGGCYRDEVVQTNGNEERLVSLDTQPCVECGTCAIVADTKWEHPRGGKGVEFRKG
- a CDS encoding electron transfer flavoprotein subunit alpha/FixB family protein, giving the protein MVDLDPREYEIAELGPKVREVEELDELEEMLELEEGGPNREDVKTLLVSRIERVEAEDEEEDAGEVDPSAHTVAELGNLIRKVDDVDELEVLLEEEKKGQDRKTAKRLIEQQLDSVRGSEEGEERERLSPEEKHPDLDHPTADKQYVSALTDGVYRDMWVYCETQRGELIDVSREMLGKARELMDEYNDEYDEAERVVAVVIGDEAEGIAEETIAYGADVAVYTEDPRLERFYHKPYTEVFCEMARAGSPNHGDDADADWKTIEGDEDADEQPYDEPRYALFPATNNGRDLSAQVQGELDSGLASDCSGLYIEKTVISNPAKTGEAGDKKEFERVLHMKRPDFSGFEYSTILCLDAPDREFHPQGASVIPGSFEMPEPDPEREGEVVEFDATLSSDWFRVTVEDHDRLEGGVDLTGREVIVALGRGIGDDPTQGVELGLDLVDAFDDADLGITRGIVTSSYQFEGHVEQYTKEERQIGETGQVVEPDVYIAAGISGAIQHKVGMDESDTIVSINTDPEADIRDFSDYFIEGDLFEVLPKLTEAVERGELELQAVADGRGGEN
- a CDS encoding electron transfer flavoprotein subunit beta/FixA family protein, translating into MYTITLTKGVPDFSEGAVSFDEDGHLERGKTPTVMNPNDEFALRAALQTKVRHGGTAAVMSMGPPGYGEILQEAMRSVYADELYLLSDREMAAADTWATAITLATGIEKVAEQREQPDLVFAGFKTADGETGHTGPQACWCLDWPILTHVIALDVVEGTSTGNQNSRSSDDVDEEERTVRAKRLVEGDIEEIETVEAPLPAVIVTDPEFEPVYRRAEHRLTHKDLREETTERAKSHEDHLTTWDHADLNLDPDYIGLDGSPTIVSGVDPIPKPPSEREATMVEPDDESRMGEVLDELLPYAEGGRAAAGGD
- a CDS encoding 4Fe-4S dicluster domain-containing protein; this encodes MPIDSSFEQNREKVDTHRGHDVWGPVDEPEQLGIHGTHVAVDFDICIADGACLEDCPVDVFEWVDTPDHSESEIKADPTNEAQCIDCMLCVDVCPVDAIDVDAGRAGRS
- a CDS encoding polymer-forming cytoskeletal protein; translation: MSLRPDPLSELAIPAGTVVEEHDLVVDGDVLVGGQSTIEFGVRGRNVVAGERTRFGGHIEAEGDCRLDTWCTVADDVLVGGDAYLGERVEIDGRLVVGGDLDIGDDVQIAEGFEASGWIVIRNPMPTIVFLFMYLTHLLRIGEDDAAGELVEELFDEDDESDPLTVPQGATVSDDAWRVSAPARIGRDCRLHGNIRAESVTVDEETEIFGSLRARGDIDVAAGTVVHGDVTTRSGTVTVADGARVWGDISCEHLELARDAVVDGTIRARGEVQTGVMPSEPDPDGSPQ
- a CDS encoding DUF5800 family protein, producing the protein MTTLSIDGEGVDVVYEGTEFRLERELIEEATQKRYWDVTDHEILQMVEKDPALRGEPRRVGDIVQ